One Setaria italica strain Yugu1 chromosome I, Setaria_italica_v2.0, whole genome shotgun sequence DNA window includes the following coding sequences:
- the LOC101753541 gene encoding SWI/SNF complex subunit SWI3B → MATTTATVTAPAPAPAANANFVPTPTAPHPRPAAPPASRAPSTLGPVKSEAPPAPSSTTSAAAAASGPEDPSYIITVPSYSAWFSFDSIHDTERRLLPEFFEGEAAAASGCRGPGAYKYYRDTLIRRFRARPGRRLTLTEARRGLVGDVGSVRRVFDFLEEWGLINYGALPSGSKQAKEKREEAAPQPSLPSGATAPRKLCTGCRSVCGLAYYACDKADISLCARCFVCNNYRPGLTAANFKRIEITEDAKSDWTDKETLHLLEAVLHYGEDWKKVSEYVGSRSEKDCIARFIQLPFGEQFMGPKEDRMGFENDGDITDEPGAHVSKRLRLTPLADASNPIMGQVAFLSAIVGSDAASAAAQAAISAQSHVDLNDGEIDSSINSAMEEESSHTNGLSVNDLLKEAATNARAQLEKERSNIEQSLSDIVDVQMKEIQDKICRFEHKEMLMEKERQQLRCLRDLLFADQLTVMQHHRRPQAVATESKLDEKPKPVVNIS, encoded by the exons ATGGCTACAacgacggcgacggtgacggcgccggcgccggcgccggcggccaacGCCAACTTCGTGCCGACACCAACGGCTCCGCATCCACGCCCCGCAGCACCACCCGCTTCCCGGGCCCCCTCCACCTTGGGTCCCGTCAAGTCGGAGGCCCCTCCAGCCCCCTCGTCCactacctccgccgccgccgccgcatccggaCCGGAGGATCCATCCTACATCATCACCGTCCCAAGTTATTCAG CGTGGTTCTCGTTCGACTCCATCCACGACACTGAGCGCCGCCTCCTGCCGGAGTTCTTCGAgggggaggccgcggcggcgtccgggtGCCGGGGCCCGGGCGCGTACAAGTACTACCGCGACACCCTGATACGGAGGTTCCGGGCGCGGCCGGGTCGACGGCTCACGCTTACGGAGGCCAGGCGGGGACTTGTTGGCGATGTTGGCTCCGTCCGCCGCGTCTTCGACTTCCTTGAGGAATGGGGGCTCATCAACTATGGTGCTTTGCCGTCGGGCTCAAAGCAGGCGAAAGAGAAGAGGGAAGAGGCTGCGCCACAGCCGTCATTGCCTTCTGGGGCAACAGCACCCAGGAAGCTTTGCACTGGTTGCCGCTCTGTGTGTGGGCTTGCTTACTACGCCTGCGATAAG GCGGATATAAGTCTCTGTGCTAGATGCTTTGTATGTAATAACTACCGGCCGGGTCTGACTGCTGCAAACTTCAAGAGAATCGAAATTACTGAAGATGCAAAATCAGATTGGACAGACAAAGAAACTCTTCACTTGCTTGAGGCTGTCTTACATTATGGCGAGGACTGGAAAAAGGTGTCTGAGTATGTTGGTAGTCGATCAGAAAAAGACTGCATTGCAAGATTCATCCAATTACCTTTTGGAGAACAGTTCATGGGACCTAAGGAGGATAGAATGGGGTTTGAGAATGATGGCGACATTACTGATGAGCCTGGAGCACATGTCTCAAAACGACTACGTCTCACTCCACTGGCAGACGCAAGCAATCCAATTATGGGTCAG GTTGCATTCTTATCAGCCATTGTGGGTTCAGATGCGGCCTCAGCTGCAGCTCAAGCAGCTATTTCTGCACAATCCCATGTTGATCTAAATGACGGTGAGATTGATTCTTCAATAAATAGCGCCATGGAAGAAG AATCGTCTCACACAAATGGGCTTTCAGTTAACGATTTGCTCAAAGAGGCTGCCACTAATGCACGGGCACAACTTGAGAAGGAACGGAGCAACATAGAGCAATCTTTATCTGATATAGTGGATGTCCAG ATGAAGGAAATCCAAGATAAAATATGCCGTTTTGAACACAAGGAGATGCTGATGGAGAAAGAGCGGCAGCAGCTCCGCTGCCTGAGGGATTTGCTTTTCGCAGATCAACTGACGGTCATGCAACATCATCGCCGGCCCCAAGCTGTAGCCACAGAGAGCAAACTTGATGAGAAGCCAAAACCCGTTGTTAACATAAGTTGA
- the LOC101753963 gene encoding bZIP transcription factor 50: MAAAGFRGGGEYDLPLEEVDAVLASFSGDPAAVFAPLPAPEAVAGASRELLAPGEGLREGLGEVEKFLMEDYENEAGVDGVDEFLNGVFVGDGEDDGSPKTTGERSADGASAGEDEEVAGADGGDDPDGKKKRRRMRNRDSAMKSREKKKLYVKDLEMKSKYLEAECCRLSYALQCCAAENMALRQSLLKDRPVGAPTAMQESAVLTETLPLVSLLWLVSIVCLFLTPGVPNRSLVAPSSLGRDLAKLARTSTKGVKMFRVATNRDDPRSLELVRLGRRCRCARARIKSPWLPWYAVAATAGRRSSCKPSLSCC; this comes from the exons ATGGCTGCGGCGGGGTTCAGGGGAGGAGGGGAATACGACCTTCCCCTCGAGGAGGTCGACGCCGTCCTCGCCTCCTTctccggcgaccccgccgccgtaTTCGCTCCGCTGCCGGCaccggaggcggtggcgggggcgtcGCGGGAGCTGTTGGCTCCTGGGGAGGGCCTCCGGGAGGGGTTAGGGGAGGTGGAGAAGTTTCTCATGGAGGACTACGAGAACGAGGCAGGGGTGGACGGGGTTGATGAGTTCTTGAACGGCGTCTTCGTCGgggacggcgaggacgacgggAGCCCCAAGACCACTGGAGAGAGGAGCGCGGATGGGGCGTCCGCaggggaggatgaggaggttGCGGGTGCGGATGGCGGCGATGATCCTGAcggcaagaagaagaggag ACGAATGAGGAATAGGGATTCTGCCATGAAATctagggagaagaagaagctgtatgTAAAAGATCTGGAGATGAAGAGTAAGTATCTGGAGGCAGAGTGCTGCCGCCTAAGCTATGCCCTCCAGTGTTGCGCTGCTGAGAACATGGCGCTTCGCCAGAGTTTGTTGAAGGATAGGCCGGTTGGTGCCCCCACAGCCATGCAGGAGTCTGCCGTACTCACGG AAACCCTGCCGCTGGTTTCCCTGCTTTGGCTAGTGAGCATCGTGTGCCTGTTCCTGACCCCCGGCGTACCCAACAGAAGCCTGGTGGCTCCAAGCAGCCTCGGAAGAGATCTCGCAAAGCTGGCCAGAACATCAACAAAAGGTGTAAAGATGTTCCGAGTGGCAACAAACCGTGATGATCCTAGGAGTTTGGAACTCGTTCGCCTTGGGAGACGCTGCAGATGCGCAAGGGCGAGGATCAAGTCACCTTGGTTGCCTTGGTATGCAGTAGCTGCTACCGCGGGACGCCGGTCATCTTGCAAGCCTTCTCTGAGCTGTTGCTAA
- the LOC101754358 gene encoding mediator of RNA polymerase II transcription subunit 18, whose translation MECVVQGIIETQHVEALEVLLQGLSGVPKERVRVHELCLKSGPNLGVVPSEVRLLCDLAQPTPSWTIRHVGGAMRGAGAEQISVLVRTIVESKASKNVLQYFYTLGYKLDHELLKIGFAFRFHRGAQITVTVTSANKMPRLHATDEAVPVTPGIQLVEITAPAAADNYNDVVSAVTAFCEYLAPLLHLSKPGHSTGIVATAGAAAASLMSSGGGKTL comes from the exons ATGGAGTGCGTGGTGCAGGGAATCATCGAGACCCAG CATGTTGAGGCTCTTGAGGTTCTTCTCCAGGGTCTCTCTGGTGTCCCAAAAGAGCGTGTTAGGGTGCACGAGCTCTGTCTTAAAAGTGGACCCAATCTAG GTGTTGTCCCATCAGAGGTTCGTTTGTTGTGTGACTTAGCTCAACCCACACCATCCTG GACCATAAGACATGTTGGTGGTGCCATGAGAGGTGCTGGTGCAGAGCAAATCTCAGTTCTGGTCCGTACAATTGTAGAGAGCAAAGCTAGCAAGAATGTCTTGCAGTACTTTTACACTTTAGGGTACAAGTTAGACCATGAACTCTTGAAGATTGGTTTTGCTTTCCGTTTCCACCGAGGTGCCCAGATCACCGTCACTGTTACATCTGCTAACAAGATGCCAAGACTCCATGCAACCGATGAAGCTGTGCCGGTCACTCCTGGCATACAGCTAGTGGAAATCAcagctcctgctgctgctgacaATTACAATGACGTTGTTTCAGCCGTCACTGCGTTCTGTGAATATCTTGCACC GCTGCTGCACCTGTCGAAACCAGGACACTCAACTGGAATTGTCGCAACTGCTGGCGCCGCTGCTGCCTCGCTCATGTCAAGTGGTGGTGGCAAAACCTTGTAA